One region of Deltaproteobacteria bacterium genomic DNA includes:
- a CDS encoding carboxypeptidase regulatory-like domain-containing protein has product MRSSCLAHSTSLLALVALTLLSACRGCGPDTPPPPDGGVTPPLGPVSVQGRIVTLEEAPFAGAEVSLAGARATTDDAGFFWLHTDPAGRQVLVVSAAGHLPAERAVDTGAGPRVNAGTIQLMPVAASEAIDGAVGGSLSAGPMQVEIPAGAFTGQVRVELALVPVDDPLLEALRLPARIPTPPRRPIAPLFAFVLEASGQQPAAPLTVSVTPDVSLPPDLRVPVGRFDRSLAVWVDAALGTVAGDGVVRFSIDHLSTFAAALPAVPTDPTPTPDLDTLSRTPPVFPPGEPRVEPTSGALQVGVPLPPLLRRGREIGLTLFHDSRTVLPALEVTTQVPLAAPGEIVLVEAAAAVGDVHIEAVATSEVSEVRPATVTALLEAPSIAEESAIAEGAGTLETGPHPVVVEVATLEPAALHASASESFATPELGPVVEDAGGAPVTAPAPVAVRNLTTQPVAVDDRGESPFGPGWHLRGLTRLIQPTCDPLTRTLAGGFERPASVFGDSGTLFLKRVEQALIDAGVEPERLATPPHLAFSGGALHVAVHPAAGLPGASVWRLRDDGSAELFAGGGADPGGPPACEGAATELHFRALTGLAPGPGEDGVLLATDDCVLHVSAAGGVTRLAGRPPIGGATPGPGVSVDQVDFVQEIATFHSGADGTVWVVESYLDGPFIVRDRVLQPLRMRSNGPQSPAYAIDAQGVLVYRHHTDPCVYRHVDGLSDPELFPRCREGYPSERLDGAVEEATVGSVEDLSFDAVGNLWFIDGTFQAVRRLDPAGQVITVAGGEVGALAGEGGTAEQAVLGPLFSLTAGAAGELAVAGAGPVLHLVPIGDETLTELASGDGSVLIAESDGTHTRRLPDGQVERYDEQGLLRSRGLPGEPQLEYRYEAWNAPSEEERCGHPPAPPRLTEIVLSGETLFSFSYGGGRLERIRDAAGRETVLGLADGRPASILPVEGAHAFTYDTDGRIATHTRPGPSGTLSRWSYTYVDGRLVAAEVPGRGTLTWSPAKAESTVLPDALSPAGVARQVDAPPAVGTLPTARGGEAQIALRPGALDVADDEGNETELELDPLGRVTRRRLPDGSDFSLVRDAAGRVVEIHDRTTDERWRFDHDPVTGWLRSRTDPAGRVVTFLHDSEGRIVGRQDPGSATTSIEPVTSGAAAGLPARVVDPIGRETRIEYDLQGNATRFVLPGGEETLVERDAVGRATRVVRADGVVEQSVYDPFGGLLEQSWGEAPAILSTRYVRRIAGGWEEVGSRLPASALVSATDPAGRVWSWTRDASFMPELLVTPVEGETRQRFDAEGRRTGRTLADGSVESFTYDAAGRLESRSWSGPAQGASLSLTYDALGRVEQLTDPLLTEHRTFAPGVGWTSVSIVPGTTLGAASGFILRRTRVSASVERQELGPTIYTLHRGFDDRTERVELEWPAVPGSTRDVLVYTWDPSRTLIRIDRGNGVSTVRTLDAAGRVSRQEEIGPGGTTTHDYSYDAAGRPSSRTVAGVTRAYGYDALGRLASCSDTGELYGYDAAGARASDASGSYLRDAAGRLQSTATATFGYDLLGRRTFDEPLSAPAQRRLYRWGEGGRLSEVLQGATGAEVSLARYAHDGTGRRVWEAEATGEWRFGYLPDTDRPVRILDPAGVEWHLVHALSEGAFTLAVGDEGSERYVHTDPFGRVIGLSDEAGTFEWIDEDCFGRRLSAPGLSGPPVGLHGQLHDPATGLLASGARFYDPALGEFLSPDPAGLEGGSDPFGYAGGNPVIQADPGGRLFFVVGGALLAGALIFNEIKNFAESESVKKTKRSYQQMTNLEDDDALEEAEQGHKNLHQASDEGGETAIRCTKRAVEAITDPVNDADSFKDALQDAAGELFSDDPDS; this is encoded by the coding sequence ATGCGCTCCTCCTGCCTGGCTCATTCCACCTCGCTGCTGGCGCTCGTCGCCCTGACCCTGCTCTCCGCCTGCCGGGGCTGTGGCCCCGACACGCCGCCGCCCCCCGATGGCGGCGTCACCCCGCCCCTGGGGCCGGTCTCGGTGCAGGGCCGGATCGTGACCCTCGAAGAGGCCCCCTTTGCGGGTGCCGAGGTGAGCCTGGCGGGCGCGCGCGCGACCACCGACGACGCGGGTTTCTTCTGGCTCCACACGGATCCGGCCGGCCGGCAGGTGCTGGTCGTCAGCGCCGCCGGCCACCTCCCGGCAGAGCGGGCCGTGGACACCGGCGCGGGTCCCCGGGTGAACGCCGGCACGATCCAGCTGATGCCGGTCGCGGCCTCGGAGGCCATCGACGGCGCGGTCGGGGGGAGCCTGTCCGCCGGCCCGATGCAGGTCGAGATCCCGGCCGGGGCCTTCACGGGGCAGGTGCGGGTCGAGCTCGCGCTCGTGCCGGTCGATGATCCCCTCCTGGAGGCCCTTCGGCTCCCCGCGCGGATCCCGACTCCGCCCCGCCGCCCGATCGCGCCCCTCTTCGCCTTCGTCCTCGAGGCCTCCGGTCAGCAGCCCGCCGCGCCGCTGACGGTCAGCGTCACCCCCGACGTGAGCCTGCCGCCGGATCTTCGGGTCCCCGTGGGCCGCTTCGATCGCAGCCTGGCGGTCTGGGTGGACGCGGCGCTGGGGACGGTGGCCGGCGACGGCGTGGTCCGCTTCTCGATCGATCACCTCTCCACCTTCGCTGCGGCGCTGCCGGCGGTGCCCACCGACCCGACCCCCACCCCCGACCTGGACACGCTCTCCCGGACGCCGCCGGTCTTCCCCCCGGGGGAGCCCCGGGTCGAGCCCACCTCCGGGGCCCTGCAGGTCGGGGTGCCGCTGCCGCCCCTCCTCCGGCGCGGCAGGGAGATCGGGCTGACCCTCTTCCACGACAGCCGCACCGTGCTGCCGGCCCTCGAGGTCACGACCCAGGTGCCGCTGGCCGCCCCCGGAGAGATCGTCCTGGTGGAGGCCGCGGCCGCGGTGGGCGACGTCCACATCGAGGCCGTCGCCACCAGCGAGGTGAGTGAGGTTCGGCCCGCCACCGTCACCGCGCTGCTCGAGGCGCCGTCGATCGCCGAGGAGAGCGCCATCGCGGAGGGCGCCGGCACCCTGGAGACCGGCCCCCATCCGGTGGTCGTCGAGGTCGCCACCCTGGAGCCCGCCGCCCTCCACGCCTCCGCCAGCGAGAGCTTCGCGACCCCGGAGCTCGGGCCGGTGGTCGAGGACGCCGGTGGCGCGCCGGTCACCGCCCCCGCGCCGGTCGCGGTGCGGAACCTGACCACCCAGCCGGTGGCCGTGGACGACCGTGGGGAGAGCCCCTTCGGGCCGGGGTGGCACCTGCGCGGCCTGACCCGCCTGATCCAGCCGACCTGCGACCCCCTGACGCGGACCCTGGCCGGCGGCTTCGAACGGCCCGCGAGCGTCTTCGGGGATTCGGGCACCCTCTTCCTGAAGAGGGTGGAGCAGGCCCTGATCGATGCCGGAGTCGAGCCGGAGCGCCTGGCCACGCCGCCGCACCTCGCCTTCTCCGGCGGGGCGCTCCACGTCGCGGTGCACCCGGCGGCCGGGCTCCCGGGGGCGAGCGTCTGGCGGCTGCGCGACGACGGCAGCGCGGAGCTCTTCGCAGGTGGCGGGGCGGATCCCGGCGGCCCTCCCGCCTGCGAGGGCGCCGCCACCGAGCTCCACTTCCGGGCGCTCACCGGACTCGCCCCCGGACCCGGGGAGGATGGAGTGCTCCTCGCCACCGACGACTGCGTCCTGCACGTGAGCGCCGCTGGAGGGGTGACCCGGCTGGCGGGGCGCCCTCCCATCGGTGGGGCCACCCCGGGGCCCGGGGTGTCCGTGGACCAGGTGGACTTCGTCCAGGAGATCGCCACCTTCCACTCCGGCGCCGACGGAACGGTCTGGGTGGTGGAGAGTTACCTCGACGGTCCCTTCATCGTCCGGGATCGCGTCCTCCAACCCCTGCGCATGCGCAGCAACGGCCCCCAGTCGCCTGCCTACGCCATCGATGCGCAGGGCGTGCTGGTCTACCGGCACCACACCGACCCCTGCGTCTACCGCCACGTGGACGGGCTCTCCGATCCCGAGCTCTTTCCCCGCTGCCGGGAGGGCTACCCCTCCGAGCGGCTCGACGGAGCGGTGGAGGAGGCCACCGTCGGCTCGGTGGAGGACCTGAGCTTCGACGCCGTGGGGAACCTCTGGTTCATCGACGGCACCTTCCAGGCCGTCCGCCGCCTCGACCCCGCCGGGCAGGTGATCACGGTGGCGGGGGGAGAGGTCGGCGCGCTGGCCGGGGAGGGGGGCACCGCCGAGCAGGCCGTCCTCGGCCCCCTCTTCTCTCTCACCGCCGGGGCCGCCGGCGAGCTCGCGGTGGCCGGCGCCGGGCCGGTGCTGCATCTCGTGCCGATCGGCGACGAGACCCTCACCGAGCTCGCCTCCGGTGACGGCTCGGTCCTGATCGCCGAGAGCGATGGCACCCACACCCGCCGCCTGCCCGACGGGCAGGTGGAGCGCTACGACGAGCAGGGGCTGCTCCGCAGCCGAGGCCTGCCGGGGGAGCCGCAGCTGGAGTATCGCTACGAGGCCTGGAACGCGCCTTCCGAGGAGGAGCGGTGTGGTCATCCGCCGGCACCACCGAGGCTCACCGAGATCGTGCTCTCGGGTGAGACCCTCTTCTCCTTCAGCTACGGTGGTGGACGCCTCGAGCGGATCCGGGATGCGGCCGGTCGCGAGACCGTCCTGGGCCTCGCCGACGGCCGGCCGGCGAGCATCCTCCCGGTCGAGGGCGCCCACGCCTTCACCTACGACACCGACGGCCGCATCGCCACGCACACCCGGCCCGGTCCCTCCGGGACCCTGAGCCGCTGGAGCTACACCTACGTGGACGGGCGGCTGGTCGCGGCAGAGGTGCCGGGCCGCGGCACCCTCACCTGGTCGCCGGCCAAGGCCGAGAGCACCGTGCTGCCCGACGCGCTCTCGCCGGCGGGGGTCGCCCGGCAGGTCGATGCTCCACCTGCGGTCGGAACCCTGCCCACCGCGCGCGGCGGGGAGGCGCAGATCGCCCTGCGGCCCGGCGCCCTCGACGTCGCGGACGACGAGGGCAACGAGACCGAGCTCGAGCTAGACCCCCTGGGGCGGGTAACCCGGAGGCGGCTGCCCGATGGCAGCGACTTCTCGCTGGTGCGCGACGCCGCCGGGCGAGTCGTCGAGATCCACGACCGGACGACCGACGAGCGGTGGCGCTTCGATCACGATCCTGTGACCGGGTGGCTGCGGTCCCGGACCGATCCGGCCGGCCGGGTCGTCACCTTCCTGCACGACTCCGAGGGACGGATCGTGGGGCGGCAAGATCCCGGGTCCGCCACCACCAGCATCGAGCCGGTGACCAGTGGGGCTGCTGCCGGCCTGCCGGCCCGGGTGGTCGATCCCATCGGCCGCGAGACGCGCATCGAGTACGACCTCCAGGGCAACGCCACGCGCTTCGTGCTGCCCGGCGGCGAGGAGACCCTGGTCGAGCGCGACGCCGTCGGTCGGGCCACCCGGGTCGTGCGTGCCGACGGCGTGGTCGAGCAGAGCGTCTACGATCCCTTCGGTGGTCTGCTGGAGCAGAGCTGGGGAGAGGCGCCGGCCATCCTCTCCACGCGCTACGTACGCCGGATCGCCGGTGGCTGGGAGGAGGTCGGCTCGCGGCTGCCCGCCTCCGCCCTGGTGTCGGCCACCGACCCCGCGGGGCGCGTCTGGAGCTGGACGCGCGACGCCTCCTTCATGCCGGAGCTCCTGGTCACGCCGGTCGAGGGGGAGACCCGCCAGCGCTTCGACGCTGAGGGCCGCCGCACCGGGCGGACCCTCGCCGACGGCTCGGTCGAGAGCTTCACCTACGACGCCGCCGGACGCCTGGAGAGCCGCAGCTGGAGCGGCCCGGCTCAGGGCGCCTCTCTCTCTCTGACCTACGACGCGCTCGGGCGCGTCGAGCAGCTGACCGACCCGCTCCTCACCGAACACCGCACCTTCGCCCCCGGAGTGGGGTGGACCTCGGTCTCCATCGTCCCGGGCACGACCCTCGGCGCGGCCTCCGGCTTCATCCTGCGCCGGACGCGGGTGAGCGCCTCCGTCGAGCGGCAGGAGCTCGGTCCGACGATCTACACCCTCCACCGGGGCTTCGACGACCGGACCGAGCGCGTCGAGCTGGAGTGGCCCGCCGTGCCGGGCTCGACCCGCGACGTGCTCGTCTACACCTGGGATCCGAGCCGGACCCTGATCCGGATCGATCGCGGGAACGGGGTCTCCACCGTCCGGACCCTCGACGCTGCGGGTCGCGTCTCCCGGCAGGAGGAGATCGGCCCCGGGGGCACCACGACCCATGACTACAGCTACGACGCCGCAGGTCGGCCCTCGAGCCGCACCGTCGCAGGGGTCACCCGCGCCTACGGCTACGACGCCCTCGGCCGCCTCGCGAGCTGCTCGGACACTGGAGAGCTCTACGGGTACGACGCCGCGGGCGCGCGGGCCTCGGACGCCAGCGGGAGCTACCTGCGCGATGCGGCGGGCCGGCTGCAGAGCACCGCCACGGCCACCTTCGGCTACGACCTGCTCGGCCGGCGGACCTTCGACGAGCCCCTCTCGGCCCCGGCGCAGCGCAGGCTCTACCGCTGGGGAGAGGGGGGTCGCCTGAGCGAGGTGCTGCAGGGCGCGACCGGCGCCGAGGTCTCGCTCGCGCGCTACGCTCACGACGGCACCGGCCGGCGGGTCTGGGAGGCGGAGGCCACGGGGGAGTGGCGCTTCGGCTACCTGCCCGACACCGACCGCCCGGTGCGGATCCTCGACCCCGCCGGGGTCGAGTGGCACCTCGTTCATGCCCTCTCCGAGGGCGCCTTCACCCTGGCGGTGGGGGACGAGGGCTCCGAGCGCTACGTCCACACCGACCCCTTCGGGAGGGTCATCGGCCTCTCCGACGAGGCAGGCACCTTCGAGTGGATCGACGAGGACTGCTTCGGCCGCCGCCTCTCGGCCCCCGGCCTGTCGGGGCCGCCGGTGGGGCTCCACGGTCAGCTCCACGACCCGGCCACCGGCCTCCTGGCCTCCGGGGCCCGCTTCTACGACCCGGCCCTCGGCGAGTTCCTCTCCCCCGATCCGGCGGGGCTCGAGGGCGGGAGCGATCCCTTCGGCTACGCCGGCGGTAACCCGGTGATCCAGGCCGATCCGGGGGGGCGGCTCTTCTTCGTGGTCGGCGGGGCGCTGCTGGCGGGTGCGCTCATCTTCAACGAGATCAAGAACTTCGCCGAGTCCGAGTCGGTGAAGAAGACCAAGCGCTCGTACCAGCAGATGACCAACCTCGAGGACGACGACGCCCTCGAGGAAGCCGAGCAGGGCCACAAGAACCTCCACCAGGCCTCCGACGAGGGCGGAGAGACCGCCATCCGCTGCACCAAGCGGGCGGTCGAGGCGA